One window of Enterobacter sp. RHBSTW-00175 genomic DNA carries:
- a CDS encoding NarK family nitrate/nitrite MFS transporter, which yields MSHSSAPERDNGAVITEWRPEDPAFWEQRGHRVASRNLWISVPCLLLAFCVWMLFSAVAVNLPKVGFKFTTDQLFMLTALPALSGALLRVPYAFMVPLFGGRRWTAFSTGIMIVPCVWLGFAVQDTSTPFSVFVIISLLCGFAGANFASSMANISFFFPKAKQGGALGINGGLGNMGVSVMQLIAPLVISVSVFAAFGGTGAQQPDGSLLYLQNAAWIWVPFLVVLTLAAWFFMNDLSASKASLSEQLPVLKRGHLWVMALLYLATFGSFIGFSAGFAMLSKTQFPELQILHYAFFGPFIGALARSTGGMISDRLGGTRVTLVNFVVMAIFCALLFLTLPTNGQGGNFTAFFGVFMVLFLTAGLGSASTFQMISIIFRKLTMDRVKAQGGNEAQAMREAATDTAAALGFISAIGAIGGFFIPKAFGISLDLTGSPAGAMKVFLVFYIACVVITWLVYGRNTKKNK from the coding sequence ATGAGTCACTCATCCGCCCCCGAAAGGGATAATGGTGCCGTAATTACAGAATGGCGTCCGGAAGATCCGGCGTTCTGGGAACAACGCGGCCACCGTGTAGCAAGTCGTAATCTGTGGATTTCCGTTCCGTGCCTGTTGTTAGCGTTTTGCGTATGGATGTTGTTTAGTGCGGTGGCGGTGAACCTGCCGAAAGTCGGGTTCAAATTTACCACCGATCAGCTGTTTATGCTGACGGCGCTGCCAGCGCTGTCGGGCGCATTACTGCGTGTTCCTTACGCGTTTATGGTTCCCCTGTTTGGCGGTCGCCGCTGGACGGCGTTCAGTACCGGCATCATGATAGTGCCTTGCGTGTGGCTCGGTTTTGCCGTGCAGGATACCTCTACACCGTTCAGTGTGTTCGTGATTATTTCTCTGCTGTGCGGTTTTGCTGGCGCAAACTTCGCCTCAAGCATGGCCAACATCAGTTTCTTCTTCCCGAAAGCGAAACAGGGCGGTGCGCTGGGTATTAACGGCGGTCTGGGGAATATGGGCGTGAGCGTGATGCAGCTGATTGCACCGCTGGTTATCTCTGTTTCTGTCTTTGCTGCCTTTGGTGGTACGGGTGCGCAGCAACCGGATGGCTCTTTGTTGTACCTTCAGAACGCGGCGTGGATTTGGGTGCCATTCCTGGTGGTATTAACGCTGGCGGCCTGGTTCTTTATGAATGACCTGTCGGCCTCGAAAGCTTCCCTCAGCGAGCAGCTGCCGGTGCTGAAACGCGGACACCTCTGGGTGATGGCGCTGTTATACCTTGCCACTTTCGGATCCTTTATCGGTTTCTCCGCAGGCTTCGCGATGCTGTCAAAAACGCAGTTCCCGGAATTGCAGATCCTTCACTATGCGTTCTTTGGTCCGTTCATTGGTGCGCTGGCCCGTTCTACTGGTGGGATGATTTCTGACCGTCTGGGCGGAACGCGTGTGACGCTGGTGAACTTTGTGGTGATGGCTATCTTCTGTGCGCTGCTGTTCCTGACGCTGCCAACCAACGGCCAGGGCGGAAACTTTACCGCGTTCTTCGGCGTGTTTATGGTGCTGTTCCTGACGGCCGGGCTGGGTAGTGCCTCTACCTTCCAGATGATCTCGATTATCTTCCGTAAGCTGACGATGGACCGCGTAAAAGCGCAGGGCGGCAACGAAGCACAGGCCATGCGCGAAGCCGCGACCGATACCGCAGCGGCACTGGGCTTTATCTCTGCCATTGGCGCGATTGGTGGTTTCTTCATTCCGAAAGCGTTCGGTATTTCGCTTGACCTGACCGGCTCTCCGGCAGGAGCAATGAAAGTGTTCCTCGTATTCTATATCGCCTGCGTTGTGATCACGTGGCTGGTATATGGCCGTAATACCAAGAAAAATAAGTAA